The proteins below come from a single Agromyces flavus genomic window:
- a CDS encoding carbohydrate ABC transporter permease — MTAVSSAPGVAAGTGTAEAPPSRRGRRRWLGENPLGLLFSAPYIVFVLVVFAYPIVFVVWMSFQDYFFAAPGAVVDRPFVGFDNYAAVLQDPKVWQSFGNVGIFLLINVPLTVVLSLLLAYGLNTIVHAGIFFRVSYFVPYVTASVAVVAVWLFLFSQNGLVNQILGPLAPDPSWLVSSTLAMPTIALFVTWKGMAFYILLYLAALQNVSKELYEAAAVDGAGRIRKFFSVTVPGVRPATFLVLLLATITGANLFTEPYLLTNGGGPNGASASPVLLMYQKGIEQGNPDVAAAIGVILIAMVLVIAWIQRRFVGKED; from the coding sequence ATGACCGCGGTCAGCTCCGCCCCAGGCGTCGCGGCCGGCACCGGGACGGCGGAGGCCCCGCCGTCCCGGCGCGGCCGCCGCCGGTGGCTCGGCGAGAACCCGCTGGGCCTCCTGTTCAGCGCGCCCTACATCGTGTTCGTGCTCGTCGTGTTCGCGTACCCGATCGTGTTCGTGGTGTGGATGTCGTTCCAGGACTACTTCTTCGCCGCACCGGGCGCCGTCGTCGACCGGCCGTTCGTGGGGTTCGACAACTACGCTGCGGTGCTGCAGGATCCGAAGGTCTGGCAGTCGTTCGGCAACGTCGGGATCTTCCTGCTGATCAACGTGCCGTTGACGGTCGTGCTCTCACTGCTGCTCGCGTACGGCCTGAACACGATCGTGCACGCGGGCATCTTCTTCCGCGTCAGCTACTTCGTGCCGTACGTCACCGCGTCGGTTGCCGTCGTCGCGGTCTGGCTGTTCCTGTTCAGCCAGAACGGGCTCGTAAACCAGATCCTGGGCCCGCTCGCACCCGATCCGTCATGGCTCGTCAGCTCGACGCTCGCGATGCCGACGATCGCGCTCTTCGTCACGTGGAAGGGCATGGCGTTCTACATCCTCCTGTACCTGGCGGCACTGCAGAACGTCTCGAAGGAGCTCTACGAGGCGGCGGCCGTCGACGGCGCGGGCCGGATCCGGAAGTTCTTCTCGGTCACGGTGCCGGGCGTGCGGCCGGCCACCTTCCTGGTGCTGCTCCTCGCCACGATCACGGGCGCCAACCTGTTCACCGAGCCGTACCTGCTGACGAACGGCGGCGGCCCGAACGGCGCGTCCGCGTCACCCGTGCTCCTGATGTACCAGAAGGGCATCGAGCAGGGGAATCCCGATGTCGCCGCGGCGATCGGCGTCATCCTCATCGCGATGGTGCTGGTGATCGCCTGGATCCAGCGCAGGTTCGTAGGAAAGGAAGACTGA
- a CDS encoding SRPBCC family protein codes for MTKVEHRILVNVPVSVAYNQWTQFEDFPHFMHGIKKVTQLSDDRLEWVADLAGVRRKWEARILEQVPDTKVSWAATEGATNAGEVTFEDLGGGQTSVRLTLEYEPEGLVEKVGDKLNVVDHQTKNDLERFKELVESEGYASGAWRGTIENVPGTPGIEDADASRGDSGKAGVSGKVVAAGVAAAAAAAGAAAATAGRKSSDTDVVETDVEVITPVDTVPAVDDPAARARTARPEGEPLMTDVVDPDVDPTLRRDSPDR; via the coding sequence ATGACGAAGGTCGAACACAGGATCCTCGTGAACGTCCCGGTCAGCGTGGCCTACAACCAGTGGACCCAGTTCGAGGACTTCCCGCACTTCATGCACGGCATCAAGAAGGTCACCCAACTGAGCGACGACCGGCTCGAGTGGGTCGCCGACCTCGCCGGCGTCCGCCGGAAGTGGGAGGCGAGGATCCTCGAGCAGGTGCCGGACACCAAGGTCTCGTGGGCTGCGACCGAGGGCGCGACGAACGCCGGCGAGGTCACGTTCGAGGACCTCGGCGGCGGCCAGACGTCCGTACGGCTGACGTTGGAGTACGAGCCCGAGGGCCTCGTCGAGAAGGTGGGTGACAAGCTGAACGTGGTCGACCACCAGACGAAGAACGACCTCGAGCGTTTCAAGGAACTCGTCGAGTCCGAGGGTTACGCCTCCGGAGCCTGGCGGGGCACCATCGAGAACGTCCCGGGGACTCCGGGGATCGAGGACGCGGACGCGTCACGCGGTGACTCGGGCAAGGCCGGCGTGTCCGGCAAGGTTGTGGCCGCCGGGGTCGCCGCGGCTGCGGCGGCCGCAGGTGCCGCGGCGGCGACGGCCGGCAGGAAGTCGTCCGACACCGACGTCGTGGAGACCGATGTCGAGGTGATCACGCCGGTCGACACCGTTCCTGCGGTCGACGACCCCGCCGCCCGCGCGAGAACCGCTCGTCCGGAAGGGGAGCCGCTCATGACCGACGTGGTCGACCCGGACGTCGACCCCACGCTGCGTCGGGACAGCCCCGACCGCTAG
- a CDS encoding nitroreductase/quinone reductase family protein produces MASRGGILGDRTIAALSRFHRWVLGVTRGRVGWRIGGMPTVRLHTTGRHSGQPRTTMLSAPIVEADRVVLVASKGGSDRHPAWYLNLVASPEAVLDLREGTRAVRARTASPAEKAVLWPRIVTAYAGYARYQRRTRRDIPVVICESR; encoded by the coding sequence ATGGCCTCGCGCGGCGGGATCCTCGGCGATCGGACGATCGCTGCGCTCTCGCGCTTCCATCGCTGGGTGCTCGGCGTCACCCGTGGGCGGGTCGGCTGGCGCATCGGCGGGATGCCCACCGTGCGGCTGCACACGACCGGGCGCCACTCCGGCCAGCCGCGCACGACGATGCTCTCGGCGCCGATCGTCGAGGCCGACCGCGTCGTCCTCGTCGCCTCGAAGGGCGGCTCGGATCGGCACCCGGCCTGGTACCTCAACCTCGTCGCATCGCCCGAGGCCGTGCTCGACCTTCGCGAGGGGACGCGGGCGGTGCGTGCGCGGACGGCGAGCCCGGCCGAGAAGGCGGTGCTGTGGCCGCGTATCGTCACCGCGTACGCCGGCTACGCGCGCTACCAGCGCCGCACGCGGCGCGACATCCCCGTGGTCATCTGCGAGTCCCGCTGA
- a CDS encoding IS481 family transposase, with protein MSRGNRNRVIAHAIVDGGLTAADAAARFGISRQWATTLANRYREGGDDALEPRSRKPRRSPTRTTEGTRQRILTLRTELARAGLDGGAESIRDRLTRTGEKAPSVSTIWRILRAEGVVTPQPQKRPRSSIIRFEAVQPNETWQSDFTHWPLADGTDVEIISWLDDHSRYLVRISAHARVTGPIVVATFTSAADMHGLPASTLTDNGMVYTTRFARGGSGPNGFETLLGRLGITQKNGSPAHPQTQGKIERFHQTLKQWLRRQPPADTIQALNQQLEHFQELYNEHRPHRAIDRSTPGEAYRSLPKAEPRLRHGDEHWRVRYDTVDNVGTITIRYAGRLRHLGIGRAHAGTPVILLVNGPETLVTARHTGELLAEHVIDPGRDYQPRKRQKPLPKEGLHVNDVPEHL; from the coding sequence ATGTCGAGAGGGAACCGGAATCGTGTCATCGCCCACGCCATCGTCGACGGCGGCTTGACCGCCGCGGACGCCGCCGCCCGGTTCGGGATCAGCCGGCAATGGGCGACCACGCTCGCGAACCGGTACCGGGAAGGCGGCGACGACGCGCTCGAGCCACGCTCCCGCAAGCCACGGCGATCACCGACGCGTACCACCGAAGGCACACGGCAGCGGATCCTGACGCTTCGAACCGAACTGGCCCGCGCCGGACTCGATGGCGGCGCCGAGTCGATCCGCGATCGGCTGACTCGCACCGGTGAGAAGGCCCCGAGCGTGTCCACGATCTGGCGGATCCTGCGCGCTGAGGGCGTCGTGACCCCGCAACCGCAGAAACGGCCGCGGTCCTCGATCATCCGGTTCGAAGCCGTCCAGCCGAACGAGACCTGGCAGTCCGACTTCACGCATTGGCCCCTCGCCGACGGCACCGACGTGGAGATCATCTCCTGGCTGGACGATCACTCCCGCTACCTTGTGCGCATCAGCGCGCACGCCCGCGTGACCGGCCCGATCGTGGTCGCCACCTTCACCAGCGCCGCGGATATGCACGGGCTGCCCGCGTCCACCCTGACCGACAACGGCATGGTCTACACCACCCGGTTCGCCCGCGGCGGCAGCGGACCGAACGGGTTCGAGACCCTGCTCGGCCGGCTCGGGATCACCCAGAAGAACGGCTCCCCCGCGCACCCGCAGACCCAGGGCAAAATCGAACGCTTCCACCAGACCCTCAAGCAGTGGCTCCGACGGCAACCGCCCGCCGACACGATCCAAGCCCTGAACCAGCAGCTCGAGCACTTCCAGGAGCTGTACAACGAGCACCGCCCGCATCGCGCGATCGACCGAAGCACCCCCGGCGAGGCGTACCGGTCGCTCCCGAAAGCCGAACCCCGACTCCGCCACGGCGACGAGCACTGGCGGGTCCGCTACGACACCGTCGACAACGTCGGCACGATCACCATCCGCTACGCCGGCCGACTCCGACACCTCGGCATCGGCCGCGCCCACGCCGGCACCCCCGTCATCCTGCTCGTGAACGGGCCGGAAACCCTCGTCACCGCCAGGCACACCGGCGAACTCCTCGCCGAACACGTCATCGATCCCGGCCGCGACTACCAACCCCGGAAACGACAGAAGCCCCTCCCGAAGGAGGGGCTTCATGTCAACGATGTCCCGGAACATCTGTAA
- a CDS encoding extracellular solute-binding protein → MRRRIITTTALGAIGLLALSACSAGGNEGGGNESRGDITIWYSNNEAEIEWGKQMVEAWNADHPDEQIKAQEIPAGASSEETIGAAITAGNAPCLVYNTSPAAVPGFQKQGGLVNLSGFEDGDDYITGRSGDVADQYRSSDGDFYQMPWKSNPVMIFYNKDMFTQAGLDAENPPLGTYDEFLDTARTLVSSGAAKYAIWPAPTSEFFQSWFDFYPLYAAQTGGTQLLEDGKATFNDDNGTAVADFWATIYSEGLAGKEAYNGDAFADQQSAMSIVGPWAIEVYGDSVNWGSVPVPTQDGMDPSEVYTFSDAKNIGMFTACKNQATAWDVLKFSTSEEQDGAWLEATGQMPLRQDLTDTYPDYFSANPAYEQFGDQASRTVEVPNVPNSIEIWQEFRDGYSKSVIFGEEEVSTFLENAADKADSLASEG, encoded by the coding sequence ATGCGACGACGCATCATCACGACGACCGCGCTCGGGGCGATCGGCCTCCTCGCGCTCTCCGCCTGCAGCGCCGGTGGGAACGAGGGAGGAGGCAACGAGAGCCGCGGCGACATCACGATCTGGTATTCGAACAACGAGGCCGAGATCGAATGGGGCAAGCAGATGGTCGAGGCCTGGAACGCCGACCATCCCGACGAGCAGATCAAGGCCCAGGAGATCCCGGCCGGCGCCTCGAGCGAGGAGACGATCGGCGCGGCGATCACCGCGGGCAATGCGCCCTGCCTCGTCTACAACACCTCCCCCGCCGCCGTGCCCGGCTTCCAGAAGCAGGGCGGCCTCGTGAACCTCTCGGGGTTCGAGGACGGCGACGACTACATCACGGGTCGCTCCGGCGACGTGGCCGACCAGTACCGGTCGAGCGACGGCGACTTCTACCAGATGCCGTGGAAGTCGAACCCGGTGATGATCTTCTACAACAAGGACATGTTCACGCAGGCCGGACTCGACGCTGAGAACCCGCCGCTCGGCACGTACGACGAGTTCCTCGACACCGCACGCACCCTCGTGTCATCCGGTGCGGCGAAGTACGCGATCTGGCCCGCGCCGACGAGCGAGTTCTTCCAGAGCTGGTTCGACTTCTACCCGCTGTACGCGGCGCAGACCGGCGGCACCCAGCTGCTCGAGGACGGCAAGGCGACGTTCAACGACGACAACGGCACGGCCGTCGCCGACTTCTGGGCGACGATCTACTCCGAAGGCCTCGCCGGCAAGGAGGCGTACAACGGCGACGCGTTCGCCGACCAGCAGTCGGCGATGTCCATCGTCGGCCCCTGGGCGATCGAGGTGTACGGCGACAGCGTGAACTGGGGCTCGGTCCCGGTTCCGACGCAGGACGGCATGGATCCGTCGGAGGTGTACACGTTCAGCGACGCCAAGAACATCGGAATGTTCACCGCGTGCAAGAACCAGGCCACCGCGTGGGACGTGCTGAAGTTCTCGACGAGCGAGGAGCAGGATGGCGCCTGGCTCGAGGCGACCGGCCAGATGCCGCTCCGCCAGGACCTCACCGACACCTACCCCGACTACTTCTCGGCCAACCCGGCCTACGAGCAGTTCGGTGACCAGGCCTCCCGCACCGTCGAGGTGCCGAACGTGCCGAACTCGATCGAGATCTGGCAGGAATTCCGCGACGGCTACTCCAAGTCCGTGATCTTCGGCGAGGAGGAGGTCTCCACCTTCCTCGAGAACGCGGCCGACAAGGCCGACTCGCTCGCCTCCGAGGGCTGA
- a CDS encoding carbohydrate ABC transporter permease: protein MYVVLGLGAFTFLFPFYYMLVGSLQTKVDPTLAGAFPSPGNLTVDNYVAINERINLAQGLLNSGIFTGGVLLGTVVFGVLAGYALAILHWRGRGVVFALALLVQVVPFQLLMIPLYVMIARDFGLADSYGGMILPFFINSTAVIIFRQYFVQLPKELWEAARIDGASELRVLWSVALPLVRPAVLTTIILSFIGPWNEFLWPFLITKEAALQPLAVSLANFISNIAASVANPFGAMMAGAVVLSIPAIVLFLFFQRYFVSTDLGSSVKG, encoded by the coding sequence ATGTACGTGGTGCTCGGCCTCGGCGCGTTCACGTTCCTGTTCCCGTTCTACTACATGCTGGTCGGCTCCCTGCAGACGAAGGTCGATCCGACCCTGGCCGGCGCGTTCCCGAGCCCTGGCAACCTGACCGTCGACAACTACGTGGCGATCAACGAGCGGATCAACCTGGCCCAAGGGCTCCTGAACTCGGGAATCTTCACCGGCGGGGTCCTCCTCGGGACCGTCGTGTTCGGCGTCCTCGCCGGGTACGCCCTGGCGATCCTGCACTGGCGCGGGCGCGGCGTGGTGTTCGCCCTCGCGCTGCTCGTCCAGGTGGTGCCGTTCCAGCTCCTGATGATCCCGCTGTACGTGATGATCGCGCGCGATTTCGGGCTCGCCGACTCGTACGGCGGCATGATCCTGCCGTTCTTCATCAACTCGACGGCGGTGATCATCTTCCGGCAGTACTTCGTGCAGCTGCCCAAGGAGCTCTGGGAGGCCGCCCGCATCGATGGCGCGAGCGAATTGCGCGTGCTGTGGAGCGTCGCCCTGCCGCTCGTGCGTCCGGCGGTGCTCACGACGATCATCCTCTCGTTCATCGGTCCGTGGAACGAGTTCCTGTGGCCCTTCCTCATCACGAAGGAGGCCGCGCTGCAGCCGCTCGCCGTGTCGCTGGCCAACTTCATCTCGAACATCGCCGCGTCGGTCGCGAACCCGTTCGGGGCGATGATGGCGGGTGCCGTGGTGCTCTCGATCCCGGCGATCGTGCTCTTCCTGTTCTTCCAGAGGTACTTCGTGTCGACCGACCTCGGCTCGAGCGTGAAGGGATGA
- a CDS encoding YqjF family protein, protein MNAPPTIAPPLPGRVLVEQHWRDLVFLHWRVAPERVASYLPKGTRPDVIDGATWVGLIPFVLSDTRFPPLPALHRLGTFVEVNVRLYARDDLGRRGVVFRTLEAGRLLPVVAARIGFGLPYHWARASVTRRADAAGIELEFTSRRHGLRRPSTRIRARLGAPVPRDAPDAELAAFLTARWGYHEQHLGRTMWARNTHAPWPLLRAELLHLDDQLLAASGFPELAGRPPDSVLASSGVRTAFSRPRPLEARSWALPAIRVRRPARA, encoded by the coding sequence GTGAACGCACCCCCGACGATCGCACCGCCACTGCCTGGCCGGGTCCTGGTCGAGCAGCACTGGCGCGACCTCGTCTTCCTGCACTGGCGGGTCGCGCCCGAGCGCGTCGCGTCGTACCTGCCGAAGGGCACCCGCCCCGACGTGATCGACGGAGCGACCTGGGTGGGGCTGATCCCGTTCGTGCTCTCGGACACGCGCTTCCCGCCGCTGCCCGCCCTGCATCGCCTCGGCACGTTCGTCGAGGTCAACGTGCGGCTCTACGCCCGCGACGACCTCGGCCGTCGCGGAGTGGTCTTCCGCACCCTCGAAGCGGGGCGCCTGCTCCCGGTCGTCGCCGCACGCATCGGCTTCGGGCTCCCATACCACTGGGCTCGCGCGAGCGTGACGCGGCGAGCGGATGCCGCGGGCATCGAGCTCGAGTTCACGAGCCGTCGCCACGGACTCCGGAGGCCGTCCACCCGCATCCGGGCCCGTCTCGGCGCGCCCGTCCCGCGGGACGCACCCGACGCCGAGCTGGCCGCGTTCCTCACCGCCCGCTGGGGATACCACGAGCAGCACCTCGGACGCACGATGTGGGCGCGGAACACCCACGCGCCGTGGCCGCTCCTGCGGGCGGAGCTGCTGCACCTCGACGACCAGCTGCTCGCGGCGTCCGGTTTCCCGGAACTCGCGGGGCGCCCGCCCGACTCCGTCCTCGCCTCGTCGGGCGTCCGCACGGCGTTCAGCCGGCCGCGCCCGCTCGAGGCGCGCAGCTGGGCGTTGCCGGCGATCAGGGTGCGCCGACCCGCACGCGCTTGA
- a CDS encoding MarR family winged helix-turn-helix transcriptional regulator — protein sequence MAPEPTVLDRLLEISELFQRDMAREFAGTSLSAARTRVLWDLAHEGPSTQQALARRLEVSPRNITGLVDALEASGYVHRAPHPTDRRAVLVSLTPSSAQLMREMQRDHEELSQTLLDAVAPSDREAFVRGAEAIAARLGELVAAAETGRATAHRSTTRGTTEHESA from the coding sequence ATGGCGCCCGAACCGACCGTGCTCGACCGGCTTCTCGAGATCAGCGAGCTCTTCCAGCGCGACATGGCGCGCGAGTTCGCCGGCACGTCGCTCTCGGCGGCGCGCACGCGCGTGCTCTGGGACCTCGCTCACGAGGGACCCTCGACCCAGCAGGCGCTCGCACGGCGCCTCGAGGTGAGCCCTCGCAACATCACCGGACTCGTCGACGCCCTCGAGGCGTCGGGCTACGTCCACCGCGCCCCGCATCCGACCGACCGCCGCGCGGTCCTGGTCTCGCTCACGCCCTCATCCGCCCAGCTCATGCGCGAGATGCAGCGCGACCACGAGGAGCTCTCCCAGACGCTGCTCGATGCCGTCGCGCCATCCGACCGCGAGGCGTTCGTGCGGGGCGCCGAGGCGATCGCGGCCCGGCTGGGCGAACTCGTCGCCGCCGCGGAGACGGGCCGCGCGACGGCGCACCGCTCGACGACGCGCGGGACGACCGAGCACGAATCGGCATGA
- a CDS encoding glycoside hydrolase family 130 protein — protein MVTETVPYTLSRVGVVMTPLPDEPLEAEGVLNPASGRAPDGTLYLLPRLVAEGNVSRVGLARVVVEAGIPVGVEREGIVLEPDRGWERGVGNAGVEDPRTTWIDALGLHVMTYVAYGPLGPRTAIAVSTDLREWRRLGPALFAYDDALDMDLNLFHNKDTTFFPEPVTAPDGTTSLAVLHRPMWDLGETKPGQGVRAPAGVSDIRQSIWISYVPLDAVLDDVSAITLWRQHRFVAGPEYAFEELKIGGGPPPLRVPEGWLLLHHGVTGVLDSAFAQQQHVNYAAGAMILDPEDPSTVLARTPAPLLAPETEEERSGIVPNVVFPTAIEEIDGVHYVFYGMADSKIGAARLDRTGGGAE, from the coding sequence ATGGTCACCGAAACCGTTCCGTACACGCTGAGCCGGGTCGGCGTCGTGATGACGCCGCTGCCCGACGAGCCGCTCGAGGCCGAGGGCGTGCTGAACCCGGCATCGGGCCGCGCACCCGACGGCACGCTCTACCTGCTCCCCCGGCTCGTCGCCGAGGGCAATGTCTCACGCGTCGGCCTGGCGCGAGTCGTGGTCGAGGCGGGCATCCCCGTCGGCGTCGAGCGCGAGGGCATCGTGCTCGAGCCCGACCGGGGTTGGGAGCGCGGCGTTGGCAACGCCGGCGTCGAGGACCCGCGCACGACGTGGATCGATGCGCTCGGGCTCCACGTCATGACCTACGTCGCGTACGGCCCCCTCGGCCCGCGCACCGCGATCGCGGTCTCGACGGACCTGCGCGAGTGGCGGCGACTCGGGCCCGCCCTGTTCGCATACGACGACGCGCTCGACATGGACCTCAACCTCTTCCACAACAAGGACACGACGTTCTTCCCGGAGCCCGTCACCGCGCCTGACGGCACGACGAGCCTCGCCGTGCTGCACCGCCCGATGTGGGACCTCGGGGAGACCAAGCCCGGCCAGGGCGTGCGCGCGCCCGCGGGCGTCAGCGACATCCGCCAGTCGATCTGGATCAGCTACGTGCCGCTCGACGCGGTGCTCGACGACGTGTCGGCGATCACGTTGTGGCGGCAGCATCGTTTCGTGGCCGGTCCGGAGTACGCGTTCGAGGAGCTCAAGATCGGGGGCGGGCCGCCGCCGTTGCGCGTGCCGGAGGGCTGGCTCCTGCTGCACCATGGCGTGACCGGCGTGCTCGACAGCGCGTTCGCCCAGCAGCAGCACGTGAACTACGCCGCGGGTGCGATGATCCTCGACCCCGAGGACCCGAGCACGGTGCTCGCGCGCACGCCCGCGCCGCTGCTCGCGCCCGAGACCGAGGAGGAGCGCAGCGGCATCGTCCCGAACGTCGTCTTCCCGACCGCCATCGAGGAGATCGACGGCGTGCACTACGTGTTCTACGGCATGGCCGATTCGAAGATCGGGGCCGCACGCCTCGACCGCACCGGAGGAGGAGCGGAATGA
- a CDS encoding CHAD domain-containing protein, with amino-acid sequence MADAEVESIASIPDDADAGAAALAALRAIGERMAQLEPTAVADEPDAVHQLRTHVRRLRSLLAAFGPLFDPSATVALRRRYGEYGRELGTVRDIEVRMQVAQRTLEDAAEHDPQRDVVAEPEQAAEVRQRLIDAEIDAHRLAHARFVERQGMPRAEARRELLATFLASPSFTPLASREAKPVLGDLIAHEARRALKRADRLGKDREPEALHEVRKAGRRLRYAAEAVVDEPLALFGDRATRLAEAGESLHDVLGDHRDEVLFAEHVRRAGAHAAHAGEPSAAFEAVAAAADERARARLKDLDDAIDDLRDAVDAWRKR; translated from the coding sequence ATGGCGGACGCCGAGGTCGAGTCCATCGCATCCATCCCCGACGATGCCGATGCCGGTGCCGCCGCGCTCGCGGCGCTGCGGGCCATCGGCGAGCGGATGGCCCAACTCGAGCCGACGGCCGTGGCTGATGAGCCCGACGCCGTGCATCAACTGCGCACGCACGTTCGTCGGCTTCGCAGCCTGCTCGCGGCGTTCGGTCCGCTGTTCGATCCCTCCGCGACGGTCGCGCTGCGACGCCGGTACGGCGAGTACGGTCGAGAGCTCGGCACGGTGCGGGACATCGAGGTGCGCATGCAGGTCGCCCAGCGGACTCTCGAGGACGCGGCCGAGCACGACCCGCAGCGCGACGTGGTCGCCGAGCCCGAGCAGGCGGCGGAGGTGCGGCAGCGACTCATCGACGCCGAGATCGACGCGCATCGCCTCGCGCACGCGCGGTTCGTCGAGCGACAGGGGATGCCGCGCGCGGAGGCGCGCAGGGAACTGCTCGCCACGTTCCTCGCGTCACCGTCGTTCACTCCGCTCGCCTCGCGCGAGGCCAAGCCCGTGCTGGGCGACCTGATCGCGCATGAGGCGCGGAGGGCGCTCAAGCGTGCCGATCGACTCGGCAAGGATCGGGAGCCCGAGGCGTTGCACGAGGTGCGGAAGGCCGGCCGTCGGCTGCGCTATGCGGCCGAGGCGGTCGTCGACGAGCCGCTCGCGCTGTTCGGCGATCGGGCGACGCGCCTCGCGGAGGCGGGGGAGTCGCTGCACGACGTGCTGGGCGATCACCGTGACGAGGTGCTGTTCGCCGAGCACGTGCGTCGGGCCGGCGCACACGCCGCGCACGCGGGGGAGCCGTCGGCGGCGTTCGAGGCGGTTGCGGCGGCGGCCGACGAACGGGCCCGCGCCCGGCTGAAGGACCTGGACGACGCCATCGACGATCTGCGGGATGCCGTGGACGCGTGGCGGAAGCGCTGA
- a CDS encoding nitroreductase family deazaflavin-dependent oxidoreductase produces MPIPKPGPVAAWFNRVPSYLYRAHLGAIMGPRFVMLTTVGRRSRAVRRTVVEVFARGETPGRDGLPVLHVVASRGARSDWYANATSMGRIRVDWMDRRGRADVHRLDIDDRVHLLTRYASDHPKAAAMLVKGVLDEPSTAGTEQMRRLAAAVRALRLEPAGGAITDGSTADSDVAPRR; encoded by the coding sequence ATGCCCATCCCGAAGCCCGGTCCCGTCGCCGCATGGTTCAATCGCGTGCCGTCGTACCTCTACCGTGCGCATCTCGGCGCGATCATGGGTCCGCGGTTCGTCATGCTGACGACCGTCGGCCGCCGGTCGCGAGCCGTGCGGCGCACCGTCGTCGAGGTGTTCGCGCGGGGCGAGACGCCGGGCCGTGACGGGCTGCCGGTGCTCCACGTCGTCGCGAGCCGTGGCGCGCGCAGCGACTGGTACGCCAACGCGACGTCGATGGGTCGGATCCGGGTCGATTGGATGGATCGGCGAGGCCGCGCGGATGTGCATCGGCTCGACATCGACGACCGCGTGCACCTGCTCACCCGATACGCGAGCGACCATCCGAAGGCGGCCGCGATGCTGGTGAAGGGCGTCCTCGACGAGCCCTCGACGGCCGGAACCGAGCAGATGCGACGGCTCGCGGCCGCGGTCCGGGCGCTCCGGCTCGAGCCGGCCGGCGGCGCGATCACCGACGGGTCGACGGCCGACTCGGATGTCGCACCCCGGCGGTAG
- a CDS encoding DUF167 domain-containing protein, with amino-acid sequence MELTVRVKPGSRRGPLVESTPDDPAASLTVHVRERAIDGAANAGVVAAIAAHFGVPRREVEIVRGRTSRIKRVRVGAP; translated from the coding sequence ATGGAGTTGACCGTGCGCGTCAAGCCGGGCAGCCGCCGCGGGCCGCTCGTCGAGTCGACGCCCGACGACCCTGCCGCGTCGCTGACCGTGCACGTGCGGGAGCGCGCGATCGACGGAGCGGCCAACGCGGGCGTGGTCGCGGCGATCGCCGCGCACTTCGGCGTACCGCGCCGTGAGGTCGAGATCGTGCGTGGTCGTACGTCGCGGATCAAGCGCGTGCGGGTCGGCGCACCCTGA
- a CDS encoding GNAT family N-acetyltransferase has translation MANDTITAATALRIIPAGEAPFADVESVFGTRGDPAGCWCQWYKLGRADFQAAGRDVLRERLAAQLSEPGPGPGLLAYDGDTPVGWCAVEPRPALPRLAHSPVGSASPDDDFDDATVWSVSCFVIPRAFRRRGVAGALARAAADYARDQGARVLEAYAVDPAARDGKPPAADLFPGTVSMYLAAGFHEVSRPKPHRAVMQLEMRD, from the coding sequence ATGGCGAACGACACGATCACCGCAGCGACGGCGCTGCGGATCATCCCGGCCGGCGAGGCACCCTTCGCCGACGTCGAGTCGGTGTTCGGCACTCGGGGCGACCCCGCCGGGTGCTGGTGCCAGTGGTACAAGCTCGGCCGCGCCGACTTCCAAGCTGCCGGGCGCGACGTCCTGCGCGAACGCCTGGCCGCGCAATTGTCCGAGCCCGGTCCTGGGCCCGGACTGTTGGCCTATGACGGCGACACCCCGGTCGGCTGGTGCGCGGTCGAGCCGCGTCCCGCGCTTCCCCGACTGGCGCACAGCCCGGTCGGCTCGGCTTCCCCCGACGACGATTTCGACGATGCGACCGTCTGGTCGGTCTCGTGCTTCGTGATTCCGCGCGCGTTCCGGCGTCGGGGCGTCGCGGGTGCACTCGCCCGAGCCGCGGCCGACTACGCGCGCGACCAGGGCGCGCGTGTGCTCGAGGCGTATGCCGTCGACCCGGCCGCTCGAGACGGCAAGCCGCCCGCGGCCGACCTGTTCCCCGGCACGGTCTCGATGTACCTGGCCGCGGGCTTCCACGAGGTCTCACGGCCGAAGCCCCACCGCGCGGTGATGCAGCTCGAGATGCGCGACTGA